One stretch of Sphingomonas rosea DNA includes these proteins:
- a CDS encoding vgr related protein, which translates to MSRPERALTDGEIAMARSVFGERIDYAQVRLVRGKWWPFQPRGIVMAPTGSIHFHPADPNWREDFAKAEWSLQGLFIHEMTHVWQTQRAGKLFLPLMRHPFCRYGYTYREGRPFLRYGLEQQAELVRHAYLQRRGIRPASAADLAEIERILPFRDA; encoded by the coding sequence ATGAGCCGACCCGAACGCGCGCTGACCGACGGCGAGATTGCCATGGCGCGCTCGGTGTTCGGCGAGCGCATCGATTATGCCCAGGTCCGCCTCGTCAGAGGCAAATGGTGGCCGTTCCAGCCGCGCGGAATCGTGATGGCGCCGACCGGCAGCATCCACTTCCACCCGGCCGACCCCAATTGGCGTGAGGATTTCGCGAAGGCCGAATGGTCGCTCCAGGGCCTCTTCATCCACGAAATGACGCATGTCTGGCAGACCCAGCGCGCGGGCAAGCTGTTCCTGCCGCTGATGCGCCACCCCTTCTGCCGCTACGGATATACCTATCGCGAGGGACGGCCCTTCCTCCGATATGGATTGGAGCAGCAGGCCGAGCTGGTGCGGCATGCGTATCTGCAACGCCGCGGCATCCGCCCGGCCAGCGCCGCCGATCTCGCCGAAATCGAGAGAATTTTGCCCTTTCGCGACGCCTGA
- the fabF gene encoding beta-ketoacyl-ACP synthase II: MRRVVVTGLGLVTPLGADVETTWRNLLAGKSGAGPITRFDASDQKCRIACEVKPAGHEYGFDPNKRVDHKVQRQVDPFIVYGIDAAGQALEDAGLTELDEATKERAGCSIGSGIGGLPGIESESIVLHEKGPGRVSPHFVHGRLINLISGQVSIKYGLMGPNHAVVTACSTGAHSIGDAARMIKDGDADIMLAGGAESTINPLGVAGFAQARALNMSMNDTPEKASRPYDKDRDGFVMGEGAGVVVLEEYEHAKARGAKIYAEVVGYGLSGDAYHVTAPHPEGRGAELAMRMALKKAGMGPGDIDYVNAHGTSTMADTIELAAVKRVLGNDLHGASMSSTKSAIGHLLGGAGAVEAIFCILAIRDQIVPPTLNLDNPDEGTEGVDLVPHTAKKREVKAVLNNSFGFGGTNASLVMKAVD, from the coding sequence ATGCGGCGTGTTGTCGTCACCGGACTTGGACTCGTCACCCCGCTCGGGGCCGACGTCGAGACGACGTGGCGCAATCTTCTGGCCGGCAAGAGCGGGGCGGGTCCGATCACCCGCTTCGACGCGTCGGACCAGAAGTGCCGCATCGCCTGCGAGGTGAAGCCGGCCGGCCATGAATATGGCTTCGACCCGAACAAGCGCGTCGACCACAAGGTCCAGCGCCAGGTCGATCCGTTCATCGTCTATGGCATCGATGCCGCCGGCCAGGCGCTCGAGGATGCCGGGCTCACCGAACTGGACGAGGCGACCAAGGAACGCGCGGGCTGCTCGATCGGATCGGGCATCGGCGGGCTTCCGGGGATCGAAAGCGAATCGATCGTCCTCCACGAAAAGGGCCCCGGCCGGGTGTCGCCGCACTTCGTGCACGGGCGACTGATCAACCTCATCTCGGGTCAGGTCTCGATCAAATACGGGCTGATGGGGCCGAACCACGCGGTCGTCACCGCCTGTTCGACCGGCGCGCATTCGATCGGCGACGCGGCGCGGATGATCAAGGACGGCGACGCCGACATCATGCTCGCGGGCGGGGCGGAATCGACCATCAATCCGCTCGGCGTGGCCGGCTTCGCGCAGGCGCGCGCGCTCAACATGAGCATGAACGACACGCCCGAAAAGGCGAGCCGCCCGTATGACAAGGATCGCGACGGCTTCGTCATGGGCGAAGGCGCCGGCGTGGTGGTGCTCGAGGAATATGAGCATGCCAAGGCGCGCGGCGCGAAGATCTATGCCGAGGTCGTGGGCTACGGCCTGTCGGGCGACGCCTATCACGTGACCGCCCCGCATCCCGAGGGCCGCGGCGCCGAGCTGGCGATGCGGATGGCGCTCAAGAAGGCCGGCATGGGCCCGGGCGACATCGATTACGTCAACGCGCACGGCACCTCGACCATGGCCGACACGATCGAGCTGGCGGCGGTGAAGCGCGTGCTCGGCAACGATCTGCACGGCGCGTCGATGAGCAGCACCAAGTCGGCGATCGGGCACCTGCTCGGCGGCGCGGGCGCGGTGGAGGCCATCTTCTGCATCCTCGCGATCCGCGACCAGATCGTGCCGCCGACGCTCAACCTCGACAATCCCGACGAGGGTACCGAGGGCGTCGACCTCGTGCCGCACACCGCCAAGAAGCGCGAAGTGAAGGCCGTGCTGAACAACAGCTTCGGCTTTGGCGGCACCAATGCCAGCCTCGTCATGAAGGCGGTGGACTGA
- the hrcA gene encoding heat-inducible transcriptional repressor HrcA, producing MQPPLPELTDRMRSIFGTVVEAYLDRGQPVGSKSLSGTINLSPASIRSVLAELEGRGLLTHPHTSAGRIPTETGLRLFVDGIMQTHLPSVEERAAIEAQVRDRPLEEALSSAIGMLSGLSACAGVVVAPKIERRLRQLAFVPLGQGQALAVIVGEDGSVENRVVVLPPGMTAPALTEVANYVTSRLAGLTLAEAETRLRAEIADHRAALDRAAAELVATGLAEWREDGADRPILIVRGQANLLDEGAAADLERVRKLLGELEDRQEIARLLESAREGEGCRIFIGSENRMFALSGSSVIAAPYRGSEGRVAGVVGVIGPTRLNYARIVPMVDYTAQALTRLMG from the coding sequence ATGCAGCCACCGCTCCCCGAACTGACCGACCGCATGCGCTCGATCTTCGGCACGGTGGTCGAGGCCTATCTCGATCGCGGGCAGCCGGTGGGGTCGAAGAGCCTGTCCGGCACGATCAACCTGTCGCCCGCCTCGATCCGCTCGGTCCTCGCCGAGCTGGAGGGGCGGGGCCTGCTCACCCATCCGCACACCTCGGCGGGGCGGATCCCGACCGAGACCGGGCTTCGGCTGTTCGTCGACGGGATCATGCAGACCCACCTGCCGAGCGTCGAGGAGCGCGCGGCGATCGAGGCGCAGGTCCGCGACCGCCCGCTCGAGGAAGCGCTGTCGAGCGCGATCGGGATGCTGTCGGGGCTGTCGGCCTGCGCCGGGGTCGTGGTCGCGCCCAAGATCGAGCGGCGGCTCCGCCAGCTCGCCTTCGTGCCGCTGGGGCAGGGGCAGGCGCTGGCGGTGATCGTCGGCGAGGACGGCAGTGTCGAGAATCGCGTGGTGGTCCTCCCGCCGGGCATGACCGCGCCGGCGCTGACCGAGGTCGCCAATTATGTGACGAGCCGGCTGGCGGGGCTGACGCTCGCGGAGGCCGAGACCCGGCTGCGCGCCGAGATCGCCGACCATCGCGCCGCGCTCGACCGGGCGGCGGCCGAACTGGTCGCGACGGGTCTTGCGGAATGGCGCGAGGACGGCGCCGACCGCCCGATCCTGATCGTCAGGGGCCAGGCCAATCTCCTCGACGAGGGCGCGGCGGCCGATCTCGAACGGGTCCGCAAGCTGCTCGGGGAGCTCGAGGACCGGCAGGAAATCGCGCGGCTGCTCGAAAGCGCGCGCGAGGGCGAGGGTTGCCGGATCTTCATCGGCTCGGAAAACCGGATGTTCGCGCTGTCGGGCTCGAGCGTCATCGCCGCGCCCTATCGCGGGAGCGAGGGACGGGTGGCAGGCGTTGTGGGGGTGATCGGGCCGACGCGGTTGAACTATGCGCGGATCGTTCCCATGGTGGATTATACGGCGCAAGCACTCACACGATTGATGGGATAG
- a CDS encoding FAD-dependent oxidoreductase: protein MTRRSLLLGAGGAAVSAPAIVSAQRLGSAPLVSVVGAGVFGSWTAEQLRRRGAKVTLIDAWSPAHSRSSSGGESRMTRAGYGRDEIYARMALASLAEWQGLSKAAGLPILIPHGVLFFFQNDLSYLLASLEVHRRLGLATQSLDKAALQARFPMIDFTGVEGGMFEPRFGALMARRAVQTLVQRFVASGGSFEQRHIDGVSGVPAADRIVLALGPWLPKMFPRLLGGRIVATRQEVFTFAPPAGDARYSPAQMPGWADFNGGDVFYGFPDLEGKGVKFAHDAHGPEVDPDTQDRRFSDQALAEIVAFRDRRFPGLRGAPLATAEVCQYENSSNGDFLIDRHPDEPRLILVGGGSGHGFKHGPEVGRIAAELALDGTAPDPRFSLATKGAKQKREVI from the coding sequence GTGACGCGCCGCTCGCTCCTCCTCGGAGCGGGCGGCGCTGCCGTTTCGGCCCCGGCCATTGTCTCGGCCCAGCGGCTCGGATCGGCGCCGCTGGTGAGCGTGGTCGGCGCGGGCGTGTTCGGCAGCTGGACCGCCGAGCAGCTCCGCCGCCGCGGCGCGAAGGTGACATTGATCGACGCCTGGAGCCCGGCCCACAGCCGGTCGAGCTCGGGCGGCGAATCGCGCATGACCCGTGCGGGCTACGGCAGGGACGAGATCTACGCGCGGATGGCGCTCGCCAGCCTCGCCGAATGGCAGGGCCTGAGCAAGGCCGCGGGCCTTCCCATCCTCATCCCCCACGGCGTCCTGTTCTTCTTCCAGAACGACCTCTCCTACCTGCTCGCCAGCCTCGAAGTGCATCGCCGGCTCGGGCTCGCCACCCAGTCGCTAGACAAGGCGGCGCTCCAGGCCCGCTTCCCGATGATCGACTTCACTGGGGTCGAGGGAGGGATGTTCGAGCCGCGCTTCGGCGCGCTCATGGCGCGGCGCGCGGTGCAGACCCTGGTCCAGCGCTTCGTCGCGAGCGGCGGCAGCTTCGAGCAGCGCCACATCGACGGGGTCAGCGGCGTCCCCGCGGCCGACCGGATCGTCCTCGCGCTCGGGCCATGGCTGCCGAAGATGTTCCCGCGGCTGCTCGGTGGCCGGATCGTCGCCACGCGGCAGGAAGTCTTCACCTTCGCGCCGCCGGCGGGCGACGCGCGCTACAGCCCCGCGCAAATGCCGGGCTGGGCCGATTTCAACGGCGGCGACGTCTTTTACGGATTCCCCGATCTCGAGGGCAAAGGCGTCAAGTTCGCGCATGACGCGCATGGGCCCGAAGTCGATCCCGACACGCAGGACCGCCGCTTCTCGGACCAGGCGCTGGCCGAGATCGTCGCCTTTCGCGACCGCCGCTTTCCGGGCCTGCGCGGCGCGCCGCTCGCGACCGCCGAGGTCTGCCAGTACGAGAACAGCTCGAACGGCGATTTCCTGATCGACCGCCACCCCGACGAGCCGCGGCTGATCCTCGTCGGGGGCGGGTCGGGCCACGGCTTCAAGCATGGCCCCGAGGTCGGCCGGATCGCCGCCGAACTCGCGCTCGACGGGACGGCCCCCGACCCCCGCTTCAGCCTCGCCACCAAAGGCGCGAAGCAGAAGCGCGAGGTCATCTAG
- a CDS encoding TonB-dependent receptor, whose product MRLTAACRRTLLASVATLGFALPAQAQTASEEQAQAANPPAPPSDANAGGEIIVTATKRASRVQDVPFSINAQTQGDIQRANATTIEDISRNVAGLTVQNLGPGQSQVSVRGVSAGQIVRDQPGVKEQVGVYLDESVVSLSLFTPDFDLFDLNRVETLRGPQGTLFGSGSVGGTIRYITNQPKIGVTEGEIEANINTVAEEDVGYHLKGALNLPLGPTAAIRVVGYGTHYAGFIDAIGPAAGNNVNDGSRAGARISILWQPIPELKITPRYVHQEVHADGFNRAEIYNFYSNQFTTTAPRLGERQQYLLLREKFKDKTRLADLTASYDFGGAELTSVTSYINRDILVSRDASALTGSVYVSFAGLTPAAAAAARLPSNLVDTTGVEQWTQEVRLSSSDNGPFQWVLGGFYSNVDRTYTQRLPTPGSDPFGQIFLNAAAPGVLIAQTRNGFPADSPYNADIPYKIKQKALFGEASYDLGQVKVTAGGRFYDFKETRDFISGGIFANGDRNIGDRTKSNGFTPRGIVTWEPNRNLSVNLQAAKGFRLGGVNDPLNLPLCTGGETGPDARTFGGRKTYKDETLWNYEAGLKFSRGPVTFNAAAFYNDIKNLQVTADAGSCSSRVVFNVPKAHAKGVEAEFNLRAAEGFSLSFAGSITDAKFDSSVLATDDPSTPTVNEAQPIAGIRDGNRLPTVPRYQFAASATYGARLTDTMEMYGTASVQRVGNRFTQPGDQEAGVARIGNALFYDLGTNVYGSGVNDVGTFRLPAYTLVNLSTGLDFDNGFGVQLYINNLFDKTPLLSLDRERGARARIGYNIGQPRTIGLTMRYKFRDEPVAVAPPPPPPPPPPPPGIPATQTCSDGSVILAIDACPVPPPPPPPPAPAPERG is encoded by the coding sequence ATGCGCCTGACCGCCGCCTGCCGCCGAACCTTGCTGGCCAGTGTCGCCACGCTCGGGTTCGCCCTCCCCGCCCAGGCCCAGACCGCGTCCGAAGAGCAGGCGCAGGCCGCCAACCCGCCCGCCCCGCCGTCCGATGCCAATGCGGGCGGCGAGATCATCGTCACCGCGACCAAGCGCGCCTCGCGGGTCCAGGACGTCCCCTTCTCGATCAACGCGCAGACGCAGGGCGACATCCAGCGCGCCAACGCGACGACGATCGAGGACATCAGCCGCAACGTCGCCGGCCTCACCGTCCAGAACCTCGGGCCGGGCCAGAGCCAGGTCAGCGTCCGCGGCGTGTCCGCCGGCCAGATCGTCCGCGACCAGCCGGGCGTGAAGGAGCAGGTCGGCGTCTATCTCGACGAAAGCGTCGTCTCGCTGTCGCTCTTCACCCCCGACTTCGACCTGTTCGACCTCAACCGTGTCGAGACCCTGCGCGGGCCGCAGGGCACGCTGTTCGGCTCGGGCAGCGTCGGCGGCACCATCCGCTACATCACCAACCAGCCCAAGATCGGCGTCACCGAAGGCGAGATCGAGGCCAACATCAACACGGTCGCCGAGGAAGACGTCGGCTATCACCTCAAGGGCGCGCTCAACCTGCCGCTCGGCCCCACCGCCGCGATCCGCGTCGTCGGCTACGGCACCCATTATGCCGGCTTCATCGACGCGATCGGGCCGGCCGCGGGCAATAATGTCAACGACGGCTCGCGGGCCGGCGCGCGCATTTCGATCCTGTGGCAGCCGATCCCGGAGCTGAAGATCACGCCGCGCTACGTCCACCAGGAAGTGCACGCCGACGGCTTCAACCGCGCCGAAATCTACAATTTCTATTCGAACCAGTTCACCACCACCGCGCCGCGGCTGGGCGAGCGCCAGCAGTATCTGCTGCTGCGCGAGAAGTTCAAGGACAAGACCCGGCTCGCCGACCTCACGGCCAGCTACGACTTCGGCGGCGCCGAGCTGACCAGCGTCACCAGCTACATCAACCGCGACATCCTCGTCAGCCGCGACGCCTCGGCGCTGACCGGCTCGGTCTATGTTTCCTTCGCCGGCCTCACCCCCGCCGCTGCCGCGGCCGCCCGCCTGCCGTCGAACCTCGTCGACACCACCGGGGTCGAGCAATGGACCCAGGAAGTCCGGCTGAGCTCGTCCGACAACGGGCCCTTCCAGTGGGTGCTCGGCGGCTTCTATTCGAACGTCGACCGCACCTACACGCAGCGCCTGCCCACCCCGGGCTCGGATCCGTTCGGGCAGATCTTCCTCAACGCCGCGGCGCCGGGCGTGCTCATTGCGCAGACCCGCAACGGCTTCCCGGCTGACAGCCCGTACAACGCCGACATCCCTTACAAGATCAAGCAGAAGGCGCTGTTCGGCGAAGCGAGCTACGACCTCGGCCAGGTTAAGGTGACCGCCGGCGGCCGCTTCTACGACTTCAAGGAGACCCGCGACTTCATCTCGGGCGGCATCTTCGCCAACGGCGACCGCAACATCGGCGACCGCACCAAGTCGAATGGCTTCACCCCGCGCGGCATCGTCACCTGGGAGCCCAACCGCAACCTCAGCGTGAACCTCCAGGCCGCCAAGGGCTTCCGTCTCGGCGGCGTCAACGACCCGCTCAACCTCCCGCTCTGCACCGGCGGCGAAACCGGCCCCGACGCGCGGACCTTCGGTGGGCGCAAGACCTACAAGGACGAGACGCTCTGGAACTACGAGGCGGGCCTCAAGTTCAGCCGCGGCCCCGTCACCTTCAACGCCGCGGCCTTCTACAACGACATCAAGAACCTGCAGGTCACCGCGGACGCGGGCAGCTGCTCGTCGCGCGTCGTCTTCAACGTCCCCAAGGCGCATGCCAAGGGCGTCGAGGCCGAGTTCAACCTGCGCGCCGCCGAGGGCTTCTCGCTGAGCTTCGCGGGCAGCATCACCGACGCCAAGTTCGATTCGAGCGTGCTCGCCACCGACGACCCGTCGACGCCGACGGTCAACGAAGCGCAGCCGATCGCCGGCATCCGCGACGGCAACCGCCTGCCGACCGTCCCGCGCTACCAGTTCGCCGCCAGCGCGACCTACGGCGCGCGCCTGACCGACACGATGGAGATGTATGGCACCGCCAGTGTCCAGCGCGTCGGCAATCGCTTCACCCAGCCGGGTGACCAGGAAGCGGGCGTGGCGCGGATCGGCAACGCGCTGTTCTACGACCTCGGGACCAACGTATACGGCTCGGGCGTCAACGACGTCGGCACCTTCCGCCTGCCGGCCTACACGCTCGTCAATCTCTCGACCGGGCTCGACTTCGACAACGGCTTCGGGGTCCAGCTCTACATCAACAACCTGTTCGACAAGACGCCGCTCCTCAGCCTCGACCGCGAGCGCGGGGCGCGGGCGCGGATCGGCTACAATATCGGCCAGCCGCGCACGATCGGGCTGACGATGCGGTACAAGTTCCGCGACGAGCCGGTGGCCGTGGCCCCGCCGCCGCCGCCGCCCCCGCCGCCGCCGCCGCCGGGGATTCCCGCGACGCAGACCTGCAGCGACGGCTCGGTGATCCTCGCGATCGACGCCTGCCCGGTGCCGCCGCCGCCCCCGCCGCCGCCGGCCCCCGCGCCCGAACGCGGGTGA
- the rph gene encoding ribonuclease PH produces MRPSGRAPDQMRELRFEAGFTKHAEGSCLVSFGDTRVLVTASLEEKVPPFLRGKGQGWVTAEYGMLPRATHTRGAREAAKGKQSGRTQEIQRLIGRSLRAVTDLSLLGERQIVLDCDVIQADGGTRTAAISGAWVALRLAVDGIMGKLSADPIRTQVAAVSCGFHDGTAVLDLDYIEDSNAGSDGNFVLTSDGAICEAQLTAEGATFDEEGLLRLLRLARIGCDQIFEAQRKATGR; encoded by the coding sequence ATGCGCCCCAGCGGCCGCGCCCCCGACCAGATGCGCGAACTTCGCTTCGAAGCCGGCTTCACCAAGCATGCCGAAGGCTCGTGCCTCGTCAGCTTCGGCGACACCCGCGTGCTGGTCACCGCCAGCCTCGAGGAGAAGGTCCCGCCGTTCCTGCGCGGCAAGGGCCAGGGCTGGGTCACCGCCGAATATGGCATGCTGCCGCGCGCCACCCACACCCGCGGCGCGCGTGAGGCGGCCAAGGGCAAGCAGTCGGGCCGCACCCAGGAAATCCAGCGCCTGATCGGCCGCTCACTGCGCGCCGTCACCGACCTGTCGCTTCTCGGCGAGCGCCAGATCGTCCTCGATTGCGATGTCATCCAGGCCGACGGCGGCACCCGCACCGCCGCCATTTCGGGCGCCTGGGTCGCGCTTCGCCTCGCGGTCGACGGGATCATGGGCAAGCTCTCGGCCGACCCGATCCGCACCCAGGTCGCGGCGGTGAGCTGCGGCTTCCACGACGGCACCGCGGTGCTCGACCTCGACTACATCGAGGATTCGAACGCCGGGAGCGACGGCAATTTCGTCCTGACGTCGGATGGCGCGATCTGCGAAGCGCAGCTGACCGCCGAGGGCGCGACCTTCGACGAAGAGGGCCTGCTTCGCCTGCTCCGCCTCGCGCGGATCGGCTGCGACCAGATCTTCGAGGCGCAGCGCAAGGCCACCGGCCGGTGA
- a CDS encoding nucleotide exchange factor GrpE, translated as MDKLHDEAEEIRAETAENSPELQEHDELAELRAKLEEAEQKALYAAAEVQNVRRRADQEKAQAVTYANTGFARDMLSVKDNLDRALSHIPAGAREGDLKNFIEGIEATARELDAVFGRNGVTRVEAKGLPLDPNRHQAMIEIVSDQPPGTVIEEMQAGYVLKDRLLRPAMVGVAKSA; from the coding sequence ATGGACAAGCTTCACGACGAGGCCGAGGAAATCCGCGCGGAAACCGCGGAAAACAGCCCCGAGCTTCAGGAACATGACGAACTGGCCGAGCTTCGCGCGAAGCTCGAGGAGGCCGAGCAGAAGGCGCTTTATGCGGCCGCCGAGGTGCAGAACGTGCGTCGCCGCGCCGATCAGGAGAAGGCGCAGGCCGTGACCTACGCCAACACCGGTTTCGCCCGCGACATGCTGAGCGTGAAGGACAATCTCGACCGTGCGCTGAGCCATATTCCGGCGGGCGCGCGCGAGGGCGACCTCAAGAATTTCATCGAAGGTATCGAGGCGACCGCGCGCGAGCTCGACGCGGTGTTCGGCCGCAACGGGGTGACCCGGGTCGAAGCCAAGGGCCTGCCGCTCGATCCCAACCGCCACCAGGCGATGATCGAGATCGTTTCGGACCAGCCGCCGGGCACGGTGATCGAGGAGATGCAGGCCGGCTACGTCCTGAAGGACCGGCTGCTTCGCCCCGCGATGGTCGGGGTCGCCAAGTCGGCCTAG
- a CDS encoding acyl carrier protein, giving the protein MSETAERVKKIVVEHLGVEAEKVTEEASFIDDLGADSLDIVELVMAFEEEFGVEIPDDAAEKITTVKDAIDYIDQNKG; this is encoded by the coding sequence ATGAGCGAGACTGCAGAGCGGGTTAAGAAGATCGTTGTCGAGCATCTCGGCGTTGAAGCCGAGAAGGTCACCGAGGAAGCCAGCTTCATCGACGACCTGGGCGCCGACAGCCTCGACATCGTCGAGCTGGTGATGGCGTTCGAGGAAGAGTTCGGCGTCGAGATCCCCGACGATGCGGCCGAGAAGATCACGACCGTCAAGGACGCGATCGACTATATCGACCAGAACAAGGGCTGA
- the rdgB gene encoding RdgB/HAM1 family non-canonical purine NTP pyrophosphatase, with protein MNAVGPRLVIATHNAGKLREIRALVAPFGIECVGAAELDLPEPEETGTSFVANAELKARAAADQTGLPALSDDSGLSVDALHGEPGIHSARWAEDETGKRDFGFAMERVEKALSDAGPEAGRDAHFTCALTLAWPDGRTESFEGKVFGHLVWPPRGANGFGYDPVFVPHGHEQTFGEMEPEAKHAMSHRAKAFEQLVHFLDQSRSS; from the coding sequence GTGAACGCGGTCGGGCCTCGCCTCGTCATCGCGACGCACAACGCCGGCAAGCTGCGCGAAATCCGCGCGCTCGTCGCTCCGTTCGGGATCGAATGCGTCGGCGCCGCCGAACTCGACCTCCCCGAGCCCGAGGAGACCGGCACCAGCTTCGTCGCCAATGCCGAGCTGAAGGCCCGCGCCGCCGCCGACCAAACCGGCCTTCCCGCTTTGTCCGACGACAGCGGCCTCAGCGTCGACGCGCTTCACGGCGAGCCCGGGATCCACTCCGCCCGCTGGGCCGAGGACGAGACCGGCAAGCGCGACTTCGGTTTCGCCATGGAGCGGGTCGAAAAGGCTCTTTCAGACGCCGGTCCCGAGGCGGGCCGCGACGCGCATTTCACCTGCGCTTTGACGCTCGCCTGGCCCGACGGCCGCACCGAGAGCTTCGAGGGCAAGGTCTTCGGCCACCTCGTCTGGCCCCCGCGCGGAGCCAATGGCTTCGGCTACGACCCCGTCTTCGTCCCCCACGGCCACGAGCAGACCTTCGGCGAGATGGAGCCCGAGGCCAAGCACGCCATGAGCCACCGCGCGAAAGCGTTCGAGCAGCTGGTACATTTCCTTGACCAGTCTCGTTCGTCCTGA